The following proteins come from a genomic window of Anopheles ziemanni chromosome 3, idAnoZiCoDA_A2_x.2, whole genome shotgun sequence:
- the LOC131286003 gene encoding phosphatase Herzog translates to MDATSIITQVSRDDEQQLNSSYPNEKVNNVDRLKPPNRGFFETLFCCWRNGRTKSNQSGTPIDGSITPPPIQGQPRYLLPQVRPSDMYKKCMVIDLDETLVHSSFKPIPNADFIVPVEIDGTVHQVYVLKRPHVDEFLKKMGELYECVLFTASLAKYADPVADLLDQWNVFRARLFRESCVFHMGNYVKDLNKLGRDLQKIVIVDNSPASYIFHPDNAVPVKSWFDDITDSELLDLIPMFEKLSKVDSVYSVLCNSSSQSQLPSSMSHHNQQDLQSSQQSQQQQLQSNSSDVNNT, encoded by the exons ATGGACGCTACATCCATCATTACGCAGGTGTCGCGGGATGACGAACAGCAACTGAACAGCAGCTATCCCAACGAGAAAG TCAACAATGTTGATAGGTTAAAACCGCCGAATCGTGGTTTCTTCGAGACGCTCTTCTGCTGCTGGCGGAATGGACGGACGAAAAGCAATCAAAGCGGGACGCCGATCGATGGTTCCATCACGCCACCCCCGATCCAGGGCCAGCCAAGGTACCTGCTGCCACAGGTCCGACCTTCCGATATGTACAAGAAGTGCATGGTGATAGACTTAGATGAAACCCTAGTTCATAGCAGTTTTAAG CCAATTCCAAACGCGGATTTCATAGTGCCAGTGGAAATCGACGGTACCGTACATCAGGTGTACGTCCTGAAGCGACCGCACGTCGACGAGTTCTTGAAGAAGATGGGCGAGCTGTACGAGTGCGTGCTGTTCACGGCCTCGCTGGCCAAGTACGCCGATCCGGTGGCCGATCTGCTAGATCA GTGGAACGTGTTCCGGGCGCGGTTATTTAGAGAATCGTGCGTCTTTCACATGGGCAACTATGTGAAGGATCTAAATAAGCTAGGGAGAGATTTACAGAAGATTGTTATAGTTGACAACTCACCTGCTAGTTACATATTTCACCCGGATAATGCA GTGCCAGTGAAATCGTGGTTCGATGACATCACCGACTCCGAGCTGCTGGATCTGATACCGATGTTTGAAAAGCTGAGCAAGGTCGACTCTGTATATAGCGTTCTATGCAACTCCAGCTCACAGTCCCAGCTGCCGTCGTCCATGTCGCATCACAATCAGCAGGATCTACAGTCGTCCCAACaatcccagcagcagcaactacAGTCGAATTCGTCCGATGTCAACAACACGTAA